Proteins encoded together in one Deinococcus irradiatisoli window:
- a CDS encoding LrgB family protein has protein sequence MNWLALTLLGFVLGLWAQQRARHALVNPTLIATVLVAAALLLSGTPYAVYKAQTQSLSLLLSPAVVALAVPLYRQRRLLARQWPALVIGGVTGTFTAMALDVLLPRWLHLGRDAQRALMSAPATSGVAVVLADYTHAPPALAATLAVLSGLIGAVVLPPFLTLIGVRHPLARGVALGSVAHGIGTARAREEGERQGVASSIGMGLGALAVTLAVAVLSR, from the coding sequence GTGAACTGGCTGGCCCTGACCCTGCTGGGGTTCGTGCTGGGCTTGTGGGCGCAGCAGCGTGCCCGGCACGCCCTGGTCAACCCGACCCTGATCGCCACCGTGCTGGTGGCCGCTGCCTTGCTGCTGTCAGGCACGCCGTACGCCGTATACAAGGCCCAGACGCAAAGTCTCTCGCTGCTGCTGTCGCCAGCGGTGGTGGCGCTGGCCGTGCCGCTCTACCGTCAGCGCCGGCTGCTGGCGCGGCAGTGGCCCGCGCTGGTCATCGGCGGGGTCACGGGCACCTTCACGGCGATGGCGCTGGACGTGCTGCTGCCGCGCTGGCTCCACCTGGGTCGCGACGCGCAGCGCGCCCTGATGAGTGCGCCGGCCACCAGCGGCGTGGCGGTGGTGCTGGCCGACTACACCCACGCCCCGCCCGCCCTGGCCGCCACCCTGGCGGTGCTCTCGGGGCTGATCGGCGCGGTGGTGCTGCCGCCCTTCCTGACGCTGATCGGGGTGCGCCATCCGCTGGCGCGGGGGGTGGCGCTGGGCAGCGTGGCCCACGGCATCGGCACCGCCCGCGCCCGCGAGGAAGGCGAGCGCCAGGGGGTCGCCAGCAGCATCGGCATGGGCCTGGGCGCGCTGGCCGTGACCCTGGCGGTGGCCGTGCTGAGCCGCTGA
- a CDS encoding SDR family oxidoreductase, translating into MKIAVIGAAGGVGRQLVTQLVQAGHEVRGLVRTPAQAEALTSLGGVPVMGDLLGEWQPVLSGADAVVWAAGAGASGNFQAIDGDALIGVADTLAHQGPPRLVVVSSMGVDRPEQMPPFLVQVLKVKAVSDGHVQRSGLDFTIVRPGGLSHDPGTGRVTLGTHAPRGQIAREDVARVVLGCLMAENTIGKTFEVVSGDTPVPEALAAL; encoded by the coding sequence ATGAAGATCGCAGTGATCGGCGCGGCAGGCGGCGTGGGGCGGCAACTCGTCACCCAGCTGGTTCAGGCGGGGCATGAGGTTCGCGGCCTCGTTCGCACCCCGGCGCAGGCGGAGGCGCTGACCTCGCTCGGCGGCGTGCCGGTGATGGGCGACCTGCTGGGCGAGTGGCAGCCGGTGCTCAGCGGCGCGGACGCGGTCGTCTGGGCCGCGGGAGCAGGCGCGAGCGGCAATTTCCAGGCCATCGACGGCGATGCGCTGATCGGGGTGGCCGACACGCTCGCCCATCAGGGACCACCGCGCCTGGTGGTGGTGTCGAGCATGGGCGTCGACCGGCCCGAACAGATGCCGCCGTTTCTGGTACAGGTGCTGAAAGTCAAGGCCGTATCGGACGGGCACGTTCAGCGCAGCGGCCTGGATTTCACCATCGTGCGGCCCGGCGGCCTGAGCCACGACCCCGGCACGGGCAGGGTCACGCTCGGCACCCACGCTCCCAGGGGCCAGATTGCCCGCGAGGATGTGGCCCGCGTGGTCCTCGGTTGCCTGATGGCCGAGAACACCATCGGCAAGACCTTCGAGGTCGTCAGCGGCGACACCCCGGTGCCGGAAGCGCTGGCCGCGCTGTAA
- a CDS encoding NADPH-dependent FMN reductase, whose protein sequence is MNFTVLSTSLSPQSRSRALAHLAAGRLEDQGHRVSFLDLREVPLPAFDDDRTYAHPNVEVYRRAIEEADGVLLALPVYNWATGSGAKNLVELTGSHSTTRGLTAVWFDKVVTFLVAGGLPHSYTAHHPLALGLMTDFKCVLNPYHVYAVGEDWAGDDLNPLLQARLDKTLAVAAELAERLRGRQYRSTWEI, encoded by the coding sequence GTGAACTTCACCGTCCTCTCGACCAGCCTCAGCCCCCAGAGCCGCAGCCGGGCGCTGGCCCACCTCGCCGCGGGGCGCCTGGAAGACCAGGGCCACCGGGTCAGTTTCCTCGACCTGCGCGAGGTCCCGCTACCTGCTTTCGACGACGACCGGACCTACGCGCACCCCAACGTCGAGGTCTACCGCCGGGCCATCGAGGAGGCCGACGGCGTGCTGCTGGCCCTGCCGGTCTACAACTGGGCCACCGGCAGCGGGGCCAAGAACCTCGTCGAACTCACCGGCTCGCACAGCACCACCCGCGGCCTCACGGCGGTGTGGTTCGACAAGGTGGTGACGTTTCTGGTGGCCGGCGGCCTGCCGCACAGCTACACGGCGCACCACCCGCTGGCGCTGGGACTGATGACCGATTTCAAGTGCGTGCTCAATCCCTACCACGTCTACGCGGTGGGCGAGGACTGGGCCGGCGACGACCTCAATCCCCTGCTGCAAGCGCGGCTGGACAAGACGCTCGCGGTGGCCGCCGAACTGGCCGAGCGCCTGCGGGGCCGTCAGTACCGCTCGACCTGGGAGATATGA
- the feoB gene encoding ferrous iron transport protein B: MSAPMPVSPRTDAAACAATVARLRAQREPRALVVGNPNTGKSTLINAVAGTRLKVGNWSGVTVEKREARLQRGEQMIHLLDLPGAYSLSPHTPEELITRTALLDEAPDVLLNVVDAGNLERNLYLTLQLLEFRVPLTLALNLVDEARNKGLEVNAVLLGRELGVPVVETVGSKGIGTANLLGTTLTGAQVGHPLRYPAPIEAAATDLERRMQPLQTLPPHAHRYLALALLEGDPSLRGRLSATGHAELVDAADAHRAALELGGHDPLIEIAEARYARAGEIARLASPRSELKLTLTEKLDKLALHPWLGIPIFLALVLLVFRLTFTVAAPFVDLIGGPLQEVASGWAAGLLGWAPLLKDIVVGAIIPGVGTVLSFLPTLLVLYLAMSFLEDSGYMARAAFLADRSMRGLGLDGRAFIPLILGFGCNVPAVYATRTLERRSDRVLVSMILPFMSCSARLPVYVIFSAALFPRAGAWVVWSMYVLGMAVAFAFAWVLRKTSLPAEGSGVLLELPPYRFPAWKVMWTHAARRTASFAKRARTTVLATVAAVWVLLSVPAVGGQAFGQVAPAQSLFGRVSEAISPVFAPLGFGNWQATGALVPGFIAKEVVVGTLGQIYLGEQAAQVRPLGALDGLKQTTLATWDAVKTSVSALPTLVALPSFGADSSAEQKTPLAAALAAAFTPASGLAYLVFVLLYTPCVATIGAMQAEHGRRVAWLTVAYELGIAWVAGLIVYQVARWFM, from the coding sequence GTGAGCGCCCCCATGCCGGTCTCGCCGCGCACCGACGCCGCCGCCTGCGCCGCCACGGTGGCCCGGCTGCGCGCCCAGCGCGAGCCGCGCGCCCTGGTGGTGGGCAACCCCAACACCGGCAAATCCACCCTGATCAACGCGGTGGCCGGCACCCGGCTCAAGGTGGGCAACTGGTCGGGCGTCACGGTGGAAAAGCGCGAGGCGCGGCTGCAGCGCGGCGAGCAGATGATTCACCTGCTCGACCTGCCCGGCGCCTACTCGCTCTCGCCGCACACGCCCGAGGAACTCATCACCCGCACCGCCCTGCTCGACGAAGCGCCGGACGTGCTGCTCAACGTGGTGGACGCCGGCAACCTGGAGCGCAACCTCTACCTCACGCTGCAACTGCTGGAATTCCGGGTGCCGCTGACCCTGGCGCTGAACCTGGTGGACGAGGCCAGAAACAAGGGCCTGGAAGTGAACGCCGTGCTGCTGGGCCGCGAACTCGGCGTGCCGGTGGTCGAAACGGTGGGCAGCAAGGGCATCGGCACCGCCAACCTGCTCGGCACCACCCTGACCGGCGCCCAGGTGGGCCACCCGCTGCGCTACCCGGCACCGATCGAAGCGGCCGCCACCGACCTCGAACGGCGCATGCAGCCCCTGCAGACCTTGCCGCCGCACGCGCACCGCTACCTGGCCCTGGCCCTGCTGGAAGGCGACCCGAGTCTGCGCGGCCGCCTGAGCGCCACCGGGCACGCCGAACTGGTGGACGCTGCCGACGCGCACCGCGCCGCGCTGGAACTCGGCGGCCACGACCCGCTGATCGAGATCGCCGAGGCCAGATACGCCCGCGCCGGAGAAATCGCCCGGCTGGCCTCGCCGCGCTCGGAACTCAAGCTGACCCTCACCGAGAAGCTCGACAAATTGGCGCTGCACCCCTGGCTGGGCATCCCGATTTTCCTGGCGCTGGTGCTGCTGGTGTTCCGGCTGACCTTCACGGTGGCCGCGCCGTTCGTGGACCTGATCGGCGGGCCGCTGCAGGAAGTGGCCAGCGGCTGGGCGGCGGGCCTGCTGGGCTGGGCGCCGCTGCTCAAAGACATCGTGGTGGGCGCGATCATTCCCGGCGTGGGCACGGTGCTGAGTTTCCTGCCCACCTTGCTGGTGCTCTACCTCGCCATGAGCTTTCTGGAAGACAGCGGCTACATGGCCCGCGCCGCTTTCCTGGCCGACCGCAGCATGCGCGGCCTGGGCCTCGACGGGCGGGCCTTCATTCCGCTGATTCTGGGCTTCGGCTGCAACGTGCCGGCCGTGTACGCCACCCGCACCCTGGAGCGGCGCAGCGACCGGGTGCTGGTCAGCATGATTTTGCCGTTCATGAGCTGCTCGGCGCGGCTGCCGGTGTACGTGATCTTCTCGGCGGCGCTATTTCCCCGTGCCGGGGCCTGGGTGGTCTGGAGCATGTACGTGCTGGGCATGGCGGTGGCCTTTGCCTTCGCCTGGGTGCTGCGCAAAACCTCCCTGCCGGCCGAGGGCAGCGGCGTGCTGCTCGAACTCCCGCCCTACCGCTTTCCGGCCTGGAAAGTGATGTGGACCCACGCGGCCCGGCGCACCGCCAGCTTTGCCAAGCGTGCCCGCACCACCGTGCTGGCGACCGTTGCGGCGGTGTGGGTGCTGCTGTCGGTGCCGGCGGTCGGCGGGCAGGCCTTCGGGCAGGTGGCCCCGGCCCAAAGCCTCTTCGGACGGGTCAGCGAGGCCATCAGCCCGGTGTTCGCGCCGCTGGGCTTCGGCAACTGGCAGGCCACCGGCGCGCTGGTGCCGGGCTTTATCGCCAAGGAAGTGGTGGTGGGCACGCTGGGGCAGATCTACCTGGGCGAGCAGGCGGCCCAGGTGCGGCCGCTGGGCGCCCTGGACGGCCTGAAGCAGACCACCCTGGCGACCTGGGACGCGGTGAAGACCTCGGTCAGCGCCCTGCCGACCCTGGTCGCGCTGCCGAGCTTCGGGGCCGATTCGAGCGCCGAGCAGAAAACCCCGCTGGCCGCCGCGCTGGCTGCCGCCTTCACCCCGGCCTCGGGGCTGGCCTACCTGGTGTTCGTGCTGCTCTACACCCCCTGCGTCGCCACCATCGGAGCGATGCAGGCCGAACACGGCCGCCGGGTGGCCTGGCTGACGGTGGCCTACGAACTCGGCATCGCCTGGGTGGCCGGGTTGATCGTGTATCAGGTGGCCCGGTGGTTCATGTGA
- a CDS encoding metallophosphoesterase, with protein sequence MSEDTPISSLPMPEQLWVVSDVHGALSKLKVLLLRAGLTDFDGSWRGGQAQLVFLGDYLDRGEDGAGVLRLVRTLQRQAALVGGRVDALLGNHEVMFLAALMFRLRDPKDEFGFYDYWLGNGGQPRDMALIEPGDLGWLADRPAMLRVGPWLLQHADSAMYLKLAGSIDEVNARMREKLTSSDPAVWQELVTAFAARFAFAGSDGGPLIRRVLTAFGGERIVHGHTPINLLLGTLGEEPGAPLPYAARLCVDVDSAMAYIPGAGFITRLDPQGIAEVVTYPLLSSQR encoded by the coding sequence ATGAGTGAGGACACGCCTATCAGCAGTCTGCCGATGCCGGAGCAGCTCTGGGTCGTCAGCGACGTTCACGGCGCCCTGAGCAAGCTGAAGGTGCTGCTGCTGCGCGCCGGCCTGACCGATTTCGACGGTTCCTGGCGCGGTGGCCAGGCCCAGCTGGTGTTTCTGGGCGATTACCTCGACCGGGGCGAGGACGGCGCCGGGGTGCTGCGGCTGGTGCGCACCTTGCAGCGTCAGGCGGCGCTGGTGGGCGGCCGGGTCGACGCGCTGCTGGGCAACCACGAAGTGATGTTTCTGGCGGCGCTGATGTTTCGCCTGCGCGACCCGAAAGACGAGTTCGGCTTTTACGATTACTGGCTCGGCAACGGCGGCCAGCCGCGCGACATGGCCCTGATCGAACCCGGCGACCTCGGCTGGCTGGCCGACCGTCCAGCGATGCTGCGCGTCGGGCCGTGGCTGTTGCAGCACGCCGACAGCGCCATGTATCTGAAGCTGGCCGGCAGCATCGACGAGGTCAACGCCAGGATGCGCGAAAAGCTCACCTCGAGCGATCCGGCCGTCTGGCAGGAACTGGTGACGGCGTTCGCGGCGCGCTTCGCCTTTGCCGGTTCGGACGGCGGGCCGCTGATCCGGCGGGTGCTGACAGCCTTCGGCGGCGAGCGGATCGTGCACGGCCATACCCCGATCAATCTGCTGCTCGGCACCCTCGGCGAGGAACCCGGTGCGCCGCTGCCCTACGCCGCCCGCCTGTGTGTCGACGTCGACAGCGCCATGGCCTATATTCCCGGCGCGGGCTTCATCACCCGGCTGGACCCGCAGGGCATCGCCGAGGTGGTGACATATCCGCTGCTGAGTTCCCAGCGCTGA
- a CDS encoding FeoA family protein, translating to MTPDLEFRPNPSRLIGFMGDVTLDSLKPGQMAHVVALDAGHPLRRRLLELGFIRGAKVQVVRCAPLGDPVQLRLGHTDLALRSADLRGVTVRL from the coding sequence GTGACGCCCGACCTTGAATTCCGGCCTAACCCGAGTAGACTGATCGGGTTTATGGGAGACGTGACGCTCGACAGCCTCAAGCCCGGCCAGATGGCCCATGTGGTGGCCCTGGACGCCGGGCATCCGCTGCGCCGCCGCTTGCTGGAACTCGGCTTCATTCGCGGCGCCAAGGTGCAGGTTGTGCGCTGCGCCCCGCTGGGCGACCCGGTGCAGTTGCGGCTGGGCCACACCGATCTGGCGCTGCGCTCGGCCGACCTGCGCGGCGTGACGGTGAGGCTGTGA
- a CDS encoding 5'-methylthioadenosine/adenosylhomocysteine nucleosidase translates to MYGIIGAMQEEVALLIGDLEQPSQRSSAGVTLHAGRLDGHEVLITEGGIGKVNAAMTTSALIAAGATQVIFTGVAGGVHPELRVGDIVVSTDCLQHDVDVTALGYELGLVPGESLSWLADDILREVATEAAGQLEGLRVVEGRVASGDQFVASREKVRWLWETFGAACAEMEGAAVAQVCAKHGVPFVVIRSVSDTADHDANVDYRTFMPQVAQHAKQVVRGMLRRLGAHTQA, encoded by the coding sequence ATGTACGGAATCATAGGCGCGATGCAAGAAGAAGTGGCGCTGCTCATCGGTGACCTCGAGCAGCCCAGCCAGCGCAGTTCGGCGGGCGTCACGCTGCACGCCGGGCGGCTCGACGGCCACGAGGTGCTGATCACCGAGGGCGGTATCGGCAAGGTCAACGCCGCCATGACCACCTCGGCCCTGATCGCGGCGGGCGCCACCCAGGTGATTTTTACCGGGGTGGCCGGCGGGGTGCATCCAGAGTTGCGGGTGGGCGACATCGTGGTGAGCACCGACTGCCTGCAGCACGACGTGGACGTGACGGCGCTGGGCTACGAGCTGGGGCTGGTGCCGGGCGAATCGCTGAGCTGGCTGGCCGACGACATCCTGCGCGAGGTCGCCACCGAAGCGGCCGGGCAGCTCGAAGGGCTGCGGGTGGTGGAGGGCCGGGTCGCCAGCGGCGATCAGTTCGTGGCCTCGCGCGAGAAGGTGCGCTGGCTGTGGGAAACCTTCGGGGCCGCCTGCGCCGAGATGGAGGGCGCGGCGGTGGCGCAGGTGTGCGCCAAGCACGGCGTGCCGTTCGTGGTGATCCGCTCGGTGAGCGACACTGCCGATCACGACGCCAACGTGGATTACCGCACCTTCATGCCGCAGGTGGCGCAGCACGCCAAACAGGTGGTGCGCGGCATGCTGCGCCGCCTGGGCGCCCACACCCAAGCTTGA
- a CDS encoding CidA/LrgA family protein: MTPLAAWLRGLGLLLAFAALGDALVRLSHLPVPGSVLGLLLLWLALGLGWVKLGWLEAAADHLLGILGLLFVPATVGFVGYLSAGAAWGWWLLVMLSGLLVGAGVAGLLAARLVRSGPEEPGGGA; the protein is encoded by the coding sequence TTGACGCCGCTGGCCGCCTGGCTGCGGGGCCTGGGCCTGCTGCTGGCGTTTGCCGCCCTGGGTGACGCCCTGGTGCGCCTGAGCCACCTGCCGGTGCCGGGTTCGGTGCTGGGCCTGCTGCTGCTGTGGCTGGCGCTGGGGCTGGGCTGGGTCAAGCTGGGCTGGCTGGAAGCGGCGGCCGATCACCTGCTGGGCATCCTGGGGTTGCTGTTCGTGCCGGCGACGGTGGGCTTTGTCGGCTACCTCAGTGCCGGAGCGGCCTGGGGGTGGTGGCTTCTCGTGATGCTCAGCGGCCTGCTGGTGGGCGCGGGGGTGGCGGGCCTGCTGGCAGCGCGGCTGGTGAGGTCCGGCCCGGAAGAACCGGGCGGCGGCGCGTGA
- the hspR gene encoding heat shock protein transcriptional repressor HspR, fused homodimer type, whose protein sequence is MASDTKQRPVYVISIAAELVDMHPQTLRLYERKGLIRPGRSSGKTRLYSERDIEHLREIRRLTQELGVNLAGVEEVMRLQHELDDMQDEFEQEIERLENEIRAQVALPLPAPGQQLDPKDRPVYVISIAAELVDMHPQTLRLYERKGLIRPGRSSGKTRLYSERDIEHLREIRRLTQELGVNLAGVEEIMRLRFELDANRGRLEHRIADIQQDITERMTRWRELPAPSPDAESAGEEPQDQDQDGAHE, encoded by the coding sequence ATGGCCTCCGACACCAAGCAGCGTCCCGTTTACGTCATCAGCATCGCCGCCGAGCTGGTGGACATGCACCCGCAGACCTTGCGGCTGTACGAGCGCAAAGGGCTGATCCGTCCGGGGCGCAGCAGCGGCAAGACGCGGCTGTACTCCGAGCGCGACATCGAGCACCTGCGCGAGATTCGCCGCCTGACCCAGGAACTCGGCGTCAACCTCGCTGGCGTCGAGGAAGTCATGCGCCTGCAACACGAACTCGACGACATGCAAGACGAGTTCGAGCAGGAAATCGAGCGCCTGGAAAACGAGATTCGCGCCCAGGTGGCCCTGCCGCTGCCGGCGCCGGGCCAGCAGCTCGATCCCAAGGACCGCCCGGTGTATGTCATTAGCATCGCTGCCGAGCTGGTGGACATGCACCCGCAGACCTTGCGGCTGTACGAGCGCAAAGGGCTGATCCGTCCGGGGCGCAGCAGCGGCAAGACGCGGCTGTATTCCGAGCGCGACATCGAGCATCTGCGCGAGATTCGCCGCCTGACCCAGGAACTCGGGGTCAACCTCGCCGGCGTCGAGGAGATCATGCGCCTGCGCTTCGAACTCGACGCCAACCGGGGCCGCCTGGAGCACCGCATCGCCGATATTCAGCAGGACATCACCGAACGCATGACCCGCTGGCGCGAGCTGCCGGCGCCCAGCCCAGACGCCGAATCAGCTGGTGAAGAACCACAAGACCAAGACCAGGACGGTGCCCATGAGTGA
- a CDS encoding MgtC/SapB family protein: MDAWTQLKLLAGPLMAFVLSGVLGWEREAKHKSAGLRTHMLVGVSSALFVVLSEAIVTVFANDAPQVRFDVIRILSAVVSGVSFLGAGVTFSSRRRARGLTTAASLLASASVGMACGLHLYLLAAAVTLLFWIILSPLSRFTDRLSPGPSEEEQD; encoded by the coding sequence ATGGACGCCTGGACCCAACTGAAGTTGCTCGCCGGCCCGCTGATGGCCTTCGTGCTCAGCGGCGTGCTCGGCTGGGAGCGGGAGGCCAAGCACAAGAGCGCCGGGCTGCGAACCCACATGCTGGTGGGGGTCAGCTCGGCGCTGTTCGTGGTGCTGAGCGAAGCGATCGTGACCGTGTTCGCCAACGACGCCCCGCAGGTGCGCTTCGACGTGATCCGGATTCTCAGCGCGGTGGTGAGCGGGGTCAGTTTTCTGGGGGCCGGCGTCACTTTTTCTTCCAGACGCCGGGCGCGGGGCCTGACCACGGCGGCCAGCCTGCTCGCCAGCGCCAGCGTGGGCATGGCCTGTGGGCTGCACCTGTACTTGCTGGCGGCGGCGGTCACGCTGCTGTTCTGGATCATCCTGTCGCCGCTGTCGCGCTTCACCGACCGCCTCTCGCCGGGGCCGAGCGAGGAGGAGCAGGACTGA
- the aceA gene encoding isocitrate lyase: MTHPALASQPRTPAEILEKTWQTEERWQGIQRTYSAAEVVRLRGSLPIEHTLARHGALKLWTLLKNEPFVNALGALTGNQAMQQVKAGLKAIYLSGWQVAGDANNAGQMYPDQSLYPASSVPDVVKRINNTLRRADQIQHAEGKDDLDYFAPIVADAEAGFGGPLNAFELMKAMIEAGAAGVHFEDQLASEKKCGHLGGKVLVPTSQFIRTLSAARLAADVSGVPTLLIARTDADAANLLTSDIDDNDKPFCTGERTPEGFFYVRPGIEQAISRALAYAPYADVLWCETSVPNLDEARHFAEAVHARFPGKLLAYNCSPSFNWKKNLDDETIAKFQIELGKLGYKFQFITLAGFHSLNHSMFELAYGYARDQMKSFVALQEQEFAAQARGFTAVKHQREVGTGYFDLVSNAAAGGQSSTTALAGSTEAQQFGQAEHTSAKELAAAHD; encoded by the coding sequence ATGACCCACCCTGCCCTGGCCAGCCAACCCCGCACCCCCGCCGAGATCCTCGAAAAAACCTGGCAGACCGAGGAGCGCTGGCAAGGCATTCAGCGCACCTACTCGGCCGCCGAGGTGGTGCGGCTGCGCGGCAGCCTGCCCATTGAGCACACGCTGGCCCGCCACGGCGCCCTGAAACTCTGGACGCTGCTGAAAAACGAGCCGTTCGTCAACGCGCTGGGCGCCCTGACCGGCAACCAGGCCATGCAGCAGGTCAAGGCCGGGCTCAAGGCCATCTACCTCAGCGGCTGGCAGGTGGCCGGCGACGCCAACAACGCCGGGCAGATGTACCCCGACCAGAGCCTCTACCCGGCGTCGAGCGTGCCGGACGTGGTGAAGCGCATCAACAACACCCTGCGCCGGGCCGACCAGATCCAGCACGCCGAGGGCAAGGACGACCTCGACTACTTCGCGCCGATCGTGGCCGACGCCGAGGCGGGCTTCGGCGGGCCGCTCAACGCCTTCGAGCTGATGAAGGCGATGATCGAGGCCGGCGCGGCCGGCGTGCATTTCGAGGACCAGCTCGCCAGCGAGAAGAAGTGCGGCCACCTCGGCGGCAAGGTGCTGGTGCCCACCAGCCAGTTCATCCGTACGCTGAGCGCCGCCCGGCTGGCCGCCGACGTGTCGGGCGTGCCGACGCTGCTGATCGCCCGCACCGACGCCGACGCCGCCAACCTGCTCACCAGCGACATTGACGACAACGACAAGCCGTTTTGCACCGGAGAGCGCACCCCGGAAGGCTTCTTCTACGTCCGGCCCGGCATCGAGCAGGCCATTAGCCGCGCGCTGGCCTACGCCCCCTACGCCGACGTGCTGTGGTGCGAGACCAGCGTTCCCAACCTGGACGAGGCCCGCCACTTCGCCGAGGCGGTGCACGCCCGCTTTCCCGGCAAACTGCTGGCCTACAACTGCTCGCCGAGCTTCAACTGGAAAAAGAACCTCGACGACGAGACCATCGCCAAATTTCAAATCGAGCTCGGCAAGCTGGGCTACAAGTTCCAGTTCATCACGCTGGCAGGCTTCCACAGCCTCAACCACAGCATGTTCGAGCTGGCCTACGGCTACGCCAGGGACCAGATGAAGAGCTTCGTGGCGCTTCAAGAACAGGAGTTTGCGGCCCAGGCGCGCGGATTCACCGCCGTCAAGCACCAGCGCGAGGTCGGCACCGGCTACTTCGATCTGGTGTCCAACGCAGCGGCCGGCGGCCAGAGCAGCACCACCGCCCTGGCCGGCAGCACCGAGGCCCAGCAGTTCGGGCAGGCCGAGCACACCTCCGCCAAGGAACTCGCCGCCGCGCACGATTGA
- a CDS encoding FeoC-like transcriptional regulator has translation MTSPLATILGTLAGTPRTLPELSRQLGSTPEALEGMLRTLYTGGYVQEALQGQGDCSCNGCSLKSLCRNFGDETPEFHLLRLTERGEQYLRRLSPQPAR, from the coding sequence GTGACGTCTCCCCTGGCGACCATCCTGGGCACGCTGGCCGGCACGCCGCGCACCCTGCCGGAGCTCTCGCGCCAGCTGGGCAGCACGCCCGAGGCGCTGGAGGGCATGCTGCGCACGCTTTATACCGGCGGCTACGTGCAGGAAGCCCTTCAGGGCCAGGGCGACTGCTCGTGCAACGGCTGCAGCTTGAAAAGCCTGTGCCGCAATTTCGGCGACGAAACGCCGGAATTCCACCTCCTGCGCCTCACCGAGCGCGGCGAGCAGTACCTGCGGCGGCTCTCGCCCCAGCCGGCCCGCTGA
- a CDS encoding cyanophycinase → MTPRKTNPAGTLVVIGGHEDKKGDRVILKAVASHVGQGRLVVMTVASSQPEPYFAAYRKVFAELGIGDTCEVYVHERGETISQELLERFEGATGVFFTGGDQLRITSQIGDTELEARVREVFRSGGVVAGTSAGASAMCETMLVTGSGRESYRIGDIRMAPGLGLIQGVIIDQHFAERGRMGRLLGAVAQNPRLLGIGIDEDTAIVVQGEHFDVIGSGAVTVVDGQGVSRSNVAEARSNTVLSMFDVRLHVLSSGDSFDLAKRQPVAREQAEE, encoded by the coding sequence ATGACCCCGCGCAAAACTAATCCGGCCGGCACGCTGGTCGTGATCGGCGGCCACGAGGACAAGAAAGGCGACCGGGTGATTCTCAAGGCGGTGGCGAGCCACGTCGGGCAGGGCCGACTGGTGGTCATGACCGTCGCCTCGTCCCAGCCGGAACCCTACTTCGCTGCCTACCGCAAGGTGTTCGCCGAGCTGGGCATCGGAGACACCTGCGAGGTGTATGTCCACGAGCGCGGCGAGACGATCAGCCAGGAGTTGCTGGAGCGTTTCGAGGGGGCCACTGGGGTGTTTTTCACGGGAGGCGACCAGCTGCGGATCACCAGCCAGATCGGCGACACCGAACTGGAAGCCCGGGTGCGGGAGGTCTTCCGTTCCGGGGGCGTGGTGGCCGGCACGTCCGCCGGCGCCTCGGCCATGTGCGAAACCATGCTGGTGACCGGCAGCGGGCGCGAGTCGTACCGCATCGGGGACATCCGGATGGCGCCGGGCCTGGGGCTGATTCAGGGCGTGATCATCGACCAGCACTTCGCCGAGCGCGGGCGGATGGGCCGCCTGCTCGGCGCGGTGGCGCAAAATCCGCGCCTGCTCGGCATCGGCATCGACGAAGACACCGCCATCGTGGTGCAGGGCGAGCATTTTGACGTGATCGGCAGCGGCGCGGTCACGGTGGTGGACGGTCAGGGCGTCAGCCGCTCGAACGTGGCCGAGGCGCGCAGCAACACGGTGCTGTCGATGTTCGACGTGCGGTTGCACGTGCTCTCCTCGGGCGACAGCTTCGATCTGGCCAAGCGGCAACCCGTTGCCCGGGAGCAGGCAGAGGAATGA